ATCGAAGAGATGGATAAATCCATATCTGCTCTAAAAGGGTATCGCAAAGCTGGATAATGACATACGAACTATTTCTCGCTAGCGACACTCCATTTTCCAAGCACTTAGGTGTAGGAAAGATTAGCAGGCAAATTGGAGTATGGCAGTCCAGTAGGAAAACGACACTCATGTCTTGACGAGTCACTGGGTAATTGCTGCAAACAAAGCCTTGATATCTTTGATTTTGTGAACCTTGGTATGCGTTTTTATCCGGGCAAAACCAGAGACGAAGATGTTTGTGTATCCCAGTTTAACGGCCTCGGACACTCGGGCTTCTAGCTGGGATACCGGTCTTACTTCCCCATTCAAGCCAACTTCACCGATAAATACAGAGTTTGGAGGTAATGGGCTGTCTTTCAGACTGCTAATGATAGCGGCAATTATGGCTAAATCCAAAGAGGGATCAACCGATCGAATGCCTCCTGCAAGGTTTATGAATACATCATTGCTCCGCAGATACAGCGCTAGATTCTTCTCCAATATAGCTAATAGGATGGCAAGCTTCTTCTGCTCCAGTCCTACCACCACTCTTTGCGGAGTACCGTAGTTTGAGCCAGTGGCCAGAGATTGTACTTCCACTATAAAACTTCGAGTTCCTTCTATGATACAACCTATTGAGGTACCGATTTGCTCCAGTTCATTACTTAGAAATATAGAATTTGGGCTATCTACTTGCATCAGTCCCAGATTGGTCATTTCAAACAAACCTATCTCATTGGTGGAGCCAAATCTATTTTTTACAGCCCTCAGGATTTTGTATTGATTCCGCAGCTCACCTTCAAAATAAAGAACTGTATCTACCATATGCTCCAGTATCTTTGGGCCTGCTACATAACCTTCCTTGGTAACATGACCCACCATAAATATAGGTATGCCATTCTGCTTCCCACATTTTAGCAGCCTGTTTGTACTCTCGCGTAACTGAGTGATACTTCCCGGAATACTATCTATGCTACTCAAGCTAATGGATTGGATGCTGTCCACAATTGCTAGTGCCGGAGCTTCTTCTTCAATACTGTCGATGATGTGTTCTGTGTCATTGGTGCACAATAGCAGGATGTTTTCGCTTTTCACATTGAGTCGTTTACTGCGCATATGAATCTGGGCTGTGCTTTCTTCTCCGGAGCAATACAGTACTTTTTTCCCACTTTGCCCCAGCCACTCTGCCAATTGCAACATCAAAGTCGATTTTCCTATTCCGGGTTCTCCGCCTATCAAGATCAGCATGCCGGATACTATGCCTCCTCCCAAAACCAGATCTAGTTCTGAACAGCCAGTGCTCATTCTCTCTTCGGCTACACCGCTTATCTTCACAATCTTCTCGGGTTTGTGTCGTGGACTGTTTTGATGTGTGATCTTGTTCTTACCGATGATTCGGCTGCTTTCTTTCAGTGTGCTCCAGCTACCGCAATTTGGGCATTTTCCACTCCATTTGCCGGTTTCAAAGCCACAATCCGTGCATACAAAAGTTGATGGCATAATAGCTTCCTTCACATATCGTTTACAAAACCCATCATCCTTGGGCAGGCCATTGTGGCAAGTTATTTCTTCTTCAGGTCAGGATGAGTCTCAATCTGGACTATTTCCGGATCGATAATAATATTGCATACACTATTATTTCTGGGATTTACCATCACATCCAGATTCATTGCGCACAGACGGTAACAATATTCATTAGAATTTGGGAAATATTCAGGGTGTATTATCAATGAAATAGAAACACCTTGACAAATATGGGGGCATCATTAACTTTTGTCCAGCAATGGGTATATGAGTGCCTTATTGTATATCAATCAATAAGATAAATTGATGCACTATTACGGAATGACAATGATTCCCATGCCCGGATTTCGATGTTATTTAAACGTGTTTTTTAAAGACAAAAAAAAGTTTTGGCTTTCTCAATGTTTGCTATATAATGTGATTCATGGAGTATCATGGAAATACTGAACATAGTAATATACAGTACACCTACATGCTCATGGTGTAAGAAGCTAAAGAGTTATTTGAAATCTAGTGGTTTCATATATAAAGAGTTGACGTATCCAGGGACAATAGAGCCCTTAGCGACATGGTTCGCAAGACAGGTCAATCGGGTATCCCGCAGACCTGGATCAATAATCATACAACTATCGGTTTTTAATAAAGCCAAGATAGATAAACTTCTTGGAATTAAGTGACAACGAAAAAACGTATGGAGAAAAAATGACAAACTACCCTGAAAAGTTCCACGAACTCGTTACCCGCCTTCAAGTTGTACTCAGTGACATTGATTACACTCAGAAGGCTTGCCTCCAAGCAGGACGCATGGAATGCATGCTACTGAACCACCTTTACAACACCAAAACCCCTGCCAATATGAATGAACTGGCAAAGGTTTTGAGCGTTTCTCACAGCCGTGTTACTCGTATTATGGATAACCTGGTCAACAAAAAACTGGTTACACGCAGGCCCAGCGAAGAAGATCGCCGTTGCTGGTTTGCCATCATTACTGAAAAGGGAATGAAGCTTGCCGAAAACAGCCAGAAGACGGTTCTTGACCAGCAAAAGAGTCTGTTGGACAAATTGTCTCAAAAAGAGATAGCTGATATTTACAAGGGCTTCAAAACCTACGTAGAGAAGTACGAAGAAGTACTGAGGGATTCCTACATAGAGATATAGCTATGGCTGGTGTAGTTGTAACCAAATGGACCGGAGATCTCAGTTTTGATTCTCTGGTTGCAGGTCATCATGTACTGATGGATGTGGACAAAGAGCATGGCGGGAACGATACAGGACCCCGCCCTAAATCTCTTTTGTTAACCGCTTTAGCCGGTTGTTCGGGAATGGATGTTGTATCAATTCTTCAAAAAATGCAGGTTAAAGATTATTCGTTCGAAATGGAAGCTGAAGGAGAACCCACAAAGGACCATCCTGTAGTATATCATACCATAACAATCGCATACAAATTCACAGGGAGTAATCTGCCTGAAGACAAGATTGTGAAAGCTGTGACACTCTCGACCGAGAAGTACTGCGGGGTATATGCTATGCTGAAAGAAGCAGCAAAAGTAGTAGTAAAAGTATTGATAAACGGAACCGAGGTGAATCTATGAGACACTCTCTGACAATCCTAATGGTATCCATGGCTTTACTTTGGGCTTGCAATCCCGCTGCTAAAGACAAGGTTTCAATGTCTGAACAGGAAGTGAACGAAGTTCAATCCTCACAGGATTATGAACCGGGTACTTGGATAGAGGACTGGGATCAGGCCATTGCTACTGCTAAAACCCAAAATCGCACAGTATTGGTGAACTTCACCGGATCAGACTGGTGCGGTTGGTGCAAGCGGCTTAGTTCTGAAGTATTTACGCAG
This is a stretch of genomic DNA from Candidatus Cloacimonadota bacterium. It encodes these proteins:
- the radA gene encoding DNA repair protein RadA yields the protein MPSTFVCTDCGFETGKWSGKCPNCGSWSTLKESSRIIGKNKITHQNSPRHKPEKIVKISGVAEERMSTGCSELDLVLGGGIVSGMLILIGGEPGIGKSTLMLQLAEWLGQSGKKVLYCSGEESTAQIHMRSKRLNVKSENILLLCTNDTEHIIDSIEEEAPALAIVDSIQSISLSSIDSIPGSITQLRESTNRLLKCGKQNGIPIFMVGHVTKEGYVAGPKILEHMVDTVLYFEGELRNQYKILRAVKNRFGSTNEIGLFEMTNLGLMQVDSPNSIFLSNELEQIGTSIGCIIEGTRSFIVEVQSLATGSNYGTPQRVVVGLEQKKLAILLAILEKNLALYLRSNDVFINLAGGIRSVDPSLDLAIIAAIISSLKDSPLPPNSVFIGEVGLNGEVRPVSQLEARVSEAVKLGYTNIFVSGFARIKTHTKVHKIKDIKALFAAITQ
- a CDS encoding OsmC family protein; protein product: MAGVVVTKWTGDLSFDSLVAGHHVLMDVDKEHGGNDTGPRPKSLLLTALAGCSGMDVVSILQKMQVKDYSFEMEAEGEPTKDHPVVYHTITIAYKFTGSNLPEDKIVKAVTLSTEKYCGVYAMLKEAAKVVVKVLINGTEVNL
- a CDS encoding thioredoxin family protein, translated to MRHSLTILMVSMALLWACNPAAKDKVSMSEQEVNEVQSSQDYEPGTWIEDWDQAIATAKTQNRTVLVNFTGSDWCGWCKRLSSEVFTQEAFTKYARENLILLKLDFPHQIEQSVALKQQNDKLMRQFGVQGYPTILLVDEEGKEIGRTGYQPGGVEAYIEHLKELQIH
- a CDS encoding MarR family transcriptional regulator; this encodes MTNYPEKFHELVTRLQVVLSDIDYTQKACLQAGRMECMLLNHLYNTKTPANMNELAKVLSVSHSRVTRIMDNLVNKKLVTRRPSEEDRRCWFAIITEKGMKLAENSQKTVLDQQKSLLDKLSQKEIADIYKGFKTYVEKYEEVLRDSYIEI
- a CDS encoding glutaredoxin domain-containing protein; this encodes MEILNIVIYSTPTCSWCKKLKSYLKSSGFIYKELTYPGTIEPLATWFARQVNRVSRRPGSIIIQLSVFNKAKIDKLLGIK